AGGTGTTGCCGTGAGAATATCTTTTGCGAGTGCCGTTGTACTTGATAACGCCATGGCTAACGCAGTAAGAGAAAGTACACTTTTAGTAGATAATGATTGAAGCACAAGATTACCCTTTACGTACGATGCGATAGAAAGTCGCAGTCAAAAAGAAAATAGCGGAGACGATGATGATCGCTGCACCCGATGGGACAGGCAATTTAAGTTCCATTGGAAGAATGGTTCCAATTAAGCAGCTAATAGTGGCTAACACAGCCGATAACACCACAAAACTGCCCATATTTTTAGTGAGCAAACGAGCAGTTGCACCTGGGATCAGCAATAGCGCACCGACCAACACAGCACCGATAATTTTTACTGAAGCAATGGTCACCAAGGTGATCATCATTACAAATAGATAATCATAAAAATTAGTCGCATAGCCGCGTACGCGGGCGATATCAGGGCTGATACAGGTTAATAAAATCCGATTAAACGTGGGGATCAACACCAGTACAATCAACAGGCAACTGCCTGCCAATAGCAGTAAATCGCTGTCTGTTACTGTTAGGATCGAGCCAAAAAGGACGTTTTCGAGTAAGTGAACGTTAATCTTACGTGCCACATACATCAATAAAGCCGCACCTACCGCTAATGCTAAGGCAAGGAATACCCCCACTAAAGTGTCATAAGGTACATTGGTTCGGTTACGTACAAAATGCAGCAGAAGCGCAAAAATCATACAAAAACTAAACAGACCAATAATTGGATTATCTGGCGGCTCGCCAAGTAAAACCCCAAGAGCAATGCCGGTTAATGCAGCATGGCCTACAGCTTCAGAAAAGAAAGCCAAGCGCTTAGCGATAACCAAAGTACCTAAGCCACCGAGCAAAGGACCAACCATCAAGGCTGCCACAACGGCATTTACAACAAAGGCATATGAAAAGCTCTCGCTAAGCCATCCTGCATCCACACCCAAGAGTGCCCACTGACGAACAAAATCCATCATGCGACCTCCTTCTTGTTTTCGGCGTCGACTGAAGATACCGCAGGTGCTGCAGTGTAATGATTAAAGAGTCGTTCAATTTTTTCAGGCACCAACACTTCCGCGACACTGCCGTTATCGATAACACTGCGGTTAACCACATGCACATGGCCATCTAAACGGCGTACAGCAGTTACATCATGGTGAACCGCCAAAATTGTGCGATTATCGGCTACTAATTCATGAATCAAGGACTCTAAATAGCGAACCCCCTGCTCATCCATACCCGTGGTCGGCTCATCTAACACTAGTAGCTGAGGATCATCGAGCAGCGCCTGAGCAAACAATACACGTTGCTGCTCACCACCCGATAACTGACCCATACGACGATCAGCACGGTTTGCCATACCAACACGTTCAAGTTGAGTCAGCGCACGCGCTTTATTCTTGGCATTTTGACGCCAAAACAACGGGCTACTGCTTTGGTTTAAGAGAATGAAATCCATCACTGTCAGTGGCAGACTGCCTTCAAACATGGCTTTTTGGGGTACGTAACCCAATTTGCCCTTGCTTTGCTCCCATTGAATGTCAATTTCACCCGAAAAAGGCGTTAACCCCAGAATTGAGCGCAAAAGCGATGTTTTACCACCACCATTCGGCCCCATAACAATGTGGCACTGACCAGCAGAAAAACGATGATTAATGTCTTGCAAGATGACGTTTTCACCATACGTCAGTCCAACATTTCTTAATTCAATTGAAGGTCCCACAGTTAGCTACCTTTCTTTTCAGCGGCGAATTTCATGGCTTCAACCAAGGTATTTAGGTTTTCTCGCGTTTCAACTTCCACTTTTTTTGCTTCATACGGACCGTGTGTCATGTGAGAAAAACGGTATAGCTGAACCCCCGTTGCTTTCTCAATCGTGTCCACATAACGGTTCGGCATGTTTAGCTCGTAAAATAGAACATCAATTCCTGATTTACGGATTTTCTCGATCGTTTCTTGCAGCTGACTCGCACTAGGTTCTACACCGTGTGCAGGTTCAATTACAGTTGCGACATCGACACCAAACTCTTGCAGTAAATAGCCGTACGCGTTGTGCGTAGTGGCTACCGTCATACCGGCCGTATCAAGGTCGCCCAACGTCATCATGGCGTTGTGTTTCATTTTGCGGAATGTTGTTGCGTATTTACGCGCATTAGCACGGTAATAACGTGCATTTTCTGGGTCGATTTTCGCCATCTCATTGGCGATGGTGTAAACCTTTTGAATCGTGGTTGAAAGACCAACAAAGGTATGTGGATTCACCGCCCCATCACCAACAGACTGACCCATAGCTGGCAGTAAAGGCACGTCTTTGTTCGCTTCAATCACAATAAGATCGCTGCGGTTAGCTGCCTGGATCACTTTCATTGCAAAATCATCGTGACCAATGCCATTGACAACGATCACGTCCATTTCGCGTAGACGGCGTAAGTCATTTGGCTGTGGCTGATAGTTATGTGGGTTAAAACCGGCATCAACCAAAGGCAAAATTTCAGCTTTATCACCAACAACAGCTTTTACATAGCTGTAGTACGGTTGCAACGTAATACCGATATTGAGTTTGTCGGCAGCATGAGAAAAAGAGCTAAAAGCAGAAAGAAGAAATAGCGAAGCCACTTTACATAAAAGTGCTTTGGAGAAAACAGATTGAGCTGAAATTACGGGTGATAGTATTTTTATCATTGTGTTACCACTGACAGTATGGGTATCGATGTATTAAGCAAAAAGACAGTTTAATGTCCGTGAGAGGTAGCATTCGCTTGCTCAAAAGCAATTTGAATCCAGCCTGCATCAATCAAGGCTTTATCAGAAATCACAGTTTCTGATGCAAGAAGTTCTGCTGCGTTGTTATTGAGATCTAACCAAATTTCAGGTGTTTCATGTACTGCAACAAGAACCAAAGACTTAGCGCCACCAGATGCTTGTGCAATACCTTGGTATGTCGCAGGTGCAATCAATGTCCACTGGTGCTTGCCTTGGAAATCCCAGCTTTTGTCTTCGATAAAAGGAGGCAGCCACATTTCCCGCAGTTCATCAATATCAGCCCATTGGCTTAATGAACTCTTGGTCAGTTCAGTTTCTAGTACACTCGCCTGCTGTTCAGATGCGTTTAAATCGCGAGCATCAAAGTACAAGTTTCTGACTTCTTCATGCGCTAGACGTAAATCAGCAATGAGTCCTAATGACGCTTGCTCTATATCGGTGAGCGCAATTTGGTGAGACGGTAACGTGGCAGTACCTGCTTGTTGCTGGTGATAAGGAAGTAATACCGCCGAGATCATCAAGATCAGCAAAATGGATAAAGCAACCCACTTCCCTTCTCGGCCACCGTTATCGGAGCGCACAGTTTGGGTGATCATTTCTCTTTGATCTCGACAACGTCAACTTCAACTGGATTTTCGTGGCCAGCATCAAACACAATGTAAAAATCCGTATCTGGCTTAGCAAAACTCACTTTAGATGCTTTATCTGTTGTTTCTTTTGCAATCAAATTATCATCGTAATCGTAAAGATTGATATCGTAGTCAATGGCTGTACTGCCATCACTGTAACCCGCCTCACAGACAACTTGATCAGATGCGAACCAGCAGCTCATTAGTGGAAAGTGCGCCTGAGCAGACGTAGAGAAAAGCGCTGCTGATGAGAATAAGAAAAGCGCGATTTGCTTTTGCATAACAACCTCGAAAAAGAGTAAAAAGCCTACCGAGGCAGGCTTATTATGAAAACTAAGAATAATTACTGAAGAACAGCTTCAAACGTTAGGTGAACATTCGCACCAGCTTTATCTGCTAGCGGGTGGTTTTTAAGGTCACCGCTGTAATGGGCACGCATTAGGTAACGGCCAGCATGTTCAGGAACAAAACGGATGTAACCGTCTTTGTCACTTTCCACTTCGATTTGTTCTTGGTGGTTACGGTAAAGGCTACCTTCACGTGTGATATCGGCAGTAACACCTTTTTGAGGCTCGCCATTGAAGAACATTTGGAATGTCACTTCTTCGCCCTCAACAATATCTGCTGGGTGTGTAATTGGTTTTAGCTCAAGCAGTTTGCCTTCGATTTCCAATGCTTTTTGCGTTGGCTTACCCACTGTGATGTAAGACTCTGCACGAGTGAAGCTAATCTTAGTAATAACATCACGTGATTTCTCAGGGAGTAACATATCGCGCTCAGCTTTCGATGCTTTTACCCATTTAACGGTGTCACGGCGACCCGCTTTATATTCGGTCCAGTATGATGGCTCGTTATTAACAGCAACTTTGTGCGTGCCTTCTTCTGAAAAGTGGAAATCAAAAATAGAACGGCGCTTACCACGAATCACAAAGTTTGGACGCTCAAAACGGCCGTCAGGCATTAATACTTGCGCTGACTCACTGCCCGCAGGCTTATCAAACACAAAGGTACCGTGTGAAGCTGTCACATCAAATGTTAACCAGTCACCGCCTTCTTTCGATACGGTAAAGTGAGAAGGCAAAATCCAGCGAGGGTGTGCATTTGCAGACGCTGAAACCGCTAAACCCGTCAATAGTGTGCACGCAAGAGCGGCCGCTTTCATTTTGTTATTTTTGATCATGATTGTTCTCTTAAGTCCTATTTAATTTTGTATGTCAGCGCGACGTTGCCAATTTCCACTGCTGGCTTAATATCAATTTTGAAAGGTTTATCCGCTAAATTCAGTTTCTGGCGAATAACACTACGGCCACCGTGCTCACGAACAGATTCGGCATAGAAGGTGTACTCACCTTGCTCAACACGTTCACCTGAATCATCGAGTCCATCCCACGTAAATCGGTATTCACCAACAGTACGAGTCGCAGACGTTACAGCATCAACCAATTCCCGATCATAACGGCCCACTTTACGCCACCAAGTGCGCAAATCTTTTAGCCACTCATCCTTACCAACCCATAACTCTATGGTACGTATCGGCTTACGGTTCGCATCTTCAATCCAGACTGCAATATATGGGCGAGCGTATGGCGATGCCTTGATATAAGGTATTTCAAATTCCACATCCATTTGCGCATTGGTAGGAAGTGGCGCTGCGTGTGCCATTAAGGGTGCTGATAATGCAGCGACAAGTGCACTGGACTTCAACACGGTTTTTAATGCCAAATTCATCAGATAATCCTTGATATATGGA
The nucleotide sequence above comes from Photobacterium swingsii. Encoded proteins:
- a CDS encoding metal ABC transporter permease, translated to MDFVRQWALLGVDAGWLSESFSYAFVVNAVVAALMVGPLLGGLGTLVIAKRLAFFSEAVGHAALTGIALGVLLGEPPDNPIIGLFSFCMIFALLLHFVRNRTNVPYDTLVGVFLALALAVGAALLMYVARKINVHLLENVLFGSILTVTDSDLLLLAGSCLLIVLVLIPTFNRILLTCISPDIARVRGYATNFYDYLFVMMITLVTIASVKIIGAVLVGALLLIPGATARLLTKNMGSFVVLSAVLATISCLIGTILPMELKLPVPSGAAIIIVSAIFFLTATFYRIVRKG
- a CDS encoding DUF6162 family protein, yielding MITQTVRSDNGGREGKWVALSILLILMISAVLLPYHQQQAGTATLPSHQIALTDIEQASLGLIADLRLAHEEVRNLYFDARDLNASEQQASVLETELTKSSLSQWADIDELREMWLPPFIEDKSWDFQGKHQWTLIAPATYQGIAQASGGAKSLVLVAVHETPEIWLDLNNNAAELLASETVISDKALIDAGWIQIAFEQANATSHGH
- a CDS encoding metal ABC transporter ATP-binding protein, whose translation is MGPSIELRNVGLTYGENVILQDINHRFSAGQCHIVMGPNGGGKTSLLRSILGLTPFSGEIDIQWEQSKGKLGYVPQKAMFEGSLPLTVMDFILLNQSSSPLFWRQNAKNKARALTQLERVGMANRADRRMGQLSGGEQQRVLFAQALLDDPQLLVLDEPTTGMDEQGVRYLESLIHELVADNRTILAVHHDVTAVRRLDGHVHVVNRSVIDNGSVAEVLVPEKIERLFNHYTAAPAVSSVDAENKKEVA
- a CDS encoding metal ABC transporter solute-binding protein, Zn/Mn family, translated to MIKILSPVISAQSVFSKALLCKVASLFLLSAFSSFSHAADKLNIGITLQPYYSYVKAVVGDKAEILPLVDAGFNPHNYQPQPNDLRRLREMDVIVVNGIGHDDFAMKVIQAANRSDLIVIEANKDVPLLPAMGQSVGDGAVNPHTFVGLSTTIQKVYTIANEMAKIDPENARYYRANARKYATTFRKMKHNAMMTLGDLDTAGMTVATTHNAYGYLLQEFGVDVATVIEPAHGVEPSASQLQETIEKIRKSGIDVLFYELNMPNRYVDTIEKATGVQLYRFSHMTHGPYEAKKVEVETRENLNTLVEAMKFAAEKKGS
- a CDS encoding DUF4198 domain-containing protein, producing MIKNNKMKAAALACTLLTGLAVSASANAHPRWILPSHFTVSKEGGDWLTFDVTASHGTFVFDKPAGSESAQVLMPDGRFERPNFVIRGKRRSIFDFHFSEEGTHKVAVNNEPSYWTEYKAGRRDTVKWVKASKAERDMLLPEKSRDVITKISFTRAESYITVGKPTQKALEIEGKLLELKPITHPADIVEGEEVTFQMFFNGEPQKGVTADITREGSLYRNHQEQIEVESDKDGYIRFVPEHAGRYLMRAHYSGDLKNHPLADKAGANVHLTFEAVLQ
- a CDS encoding DUF2271 domain-containing protein encodes the protein MNLALKTVLKSSALVAALSAPLMAHAAPLPTNAQMDVEFEIPYIKASPYARPYIAVWIEDANRKPIRTIELWVGKDEWLKDLRTWWRKVGRYDRELVDAVTSATRTVGEYRFTWDGLDDSGERVEQGEYTFYAESVREHGGRSVIRQKLNLADKPFKIDIKPAVEIGNVALTYKIK